A stretch of Equus przewalskii isolate Varuska chromosome 11, EquPr2, whole genome shotgun sequence DNA encodes these proteins:
- the EHD1 gene encoding EH domain-containing protein 1: protein MSLMEQPGTAAGPVSSSMFSWVSKDARRKKEPELFQTVAEGLRQLYAQKLLPLEEHYRFHEFHSPALEDADFDNKPMVLLVGQYSTGKTTFIRHLIEQDFPGMRIGPEPTTDSFIAVMHGPTEGVVPGNALVVDPRRPFRKLNAFGNAFLNRFMCAQLPNPVLDSISIIDTPGILSGEKQRISRGYDFAAVLEWFAERVDRIILLFDAHKLDISDEFSEVIKALKNHEDKIRVVLNKADQIETQQLMRVYGALMWSLGKIINTPEVVRVYIGSFWSHPLLIPDNRKLFEAEEQDLFKDIQSLPRNAALRKLNDLIKRARLAKVHAYIISSLKKEMPNVFGKESKKKELVNNLGEIYQKIEREHQISPGDFPNLRKMQELLQTQDFSKFQALKPKLLDTVDDMLANDIARLMVMVRQEEALMPSQAVKGGAFEGTMNGPFGHGYGEGAGEGIDDVEWVVGKDKPTYDEIFYTLSPVNGKITGANAKKEMVKSKLPNTVLGKIWKLADVDKDGLLDDEEFALANHLIKVKLEGHELPADLPPHLIPPSKRRHE, encoded by the exons ATGAGCCTAATGGAACAGCCAGGAACTG CAGCCGGCCCCGTCTCCAGCAGCATGTTCAGCTGGGTCAGCAAGGATGCCCGCCGCAAGAAGGAGCCGGAGCTCTTCCAGACGGTGGCCGAGGGGCTGCGGCAGCTGTACGCGCAGAAGCTGCTGCCCCTGGAGGAGCACTACCGCTTCCACGAGTTCCACTCGCCCGCGCTGGAGGACGCGGACTTCGACAACAAGCCCATGGTGCTGCTCGTGGGCCAGTACAGCACGGGCAAGACCACCTTCATCCGGCACCTGATCGAGCAGGACTTCCCGGGGATGCGCATCGGACCCGAGCCCACCACTGACTCCTTCATCGCCGTGATGCACGGCCCCACCGAGGGCGTGGTGCCGGGCAACGCGCTCGTCGTCGACCCGCGGCGCCCCTTCCGCAAGCTCAACGCCTTCGGCAATGCCTTCCTCAACAG GTTCATGTGTGCGCAGCTACCCAACCCGGTCTTggacagcatcagcatcatcgaCACTCCCGGGATCCTGTCTGGAGAGAAGCAGCGCATCAGCAGAG GCTACGACTTCGCGGCCGTCCTCGAGTGGTTCGCCGAGCGGGTGGACCGCATCATCCTGCTGTTCGACGCCCACAAGCTGGACATCTCGGACGAGTTCTCGGAGGTCATCAAGGCCCTCAAGAACCACGAGGACAAGATCCGCGTGGTGCTGAACAAGGCCGACCAGATCGAGACCCAGCAGCTGATGCGGGTTTACGGGGCCCTCATGTGGTCCCTGGGGAAGATCATCAACACCCCCGAGGTGGTCCGGGTCTACATCGGCTCCTTCTGGTCCCACCCGCTCCTCATCCCCGACAACCGCAAGCTCTTCGAGGCCGAGGAGCAGGACCTCTTCAAGGACATCCAGTCCCTGCCCCGCAACGCCGCCCTCAGGAAGCTCAACGACCTGATCAAGCGGGCACGGCTGGCCAAG GTCCACGCCTACATCATCAGCTCCCTCAAGAAGGAGATGCCCAATGTCTTCGGTaaagagagcaagaagaaagagCTGGTGAACAACCTGGGAGAGATTTACCAGAAGATCGAGAGGGAGCATCAGATCTCCCCGGGCGACTTCCCAAACCTCCGCAAGATGCAG gaacTCCTGCAGACCCAGGACTTCAGCAAGTTCCAAGCCCTGAAGCCCAAGCTGCTGGACACGGTGGACGACATGCTGGCCAACGACATCGCGCGGCTCATGGTGATGGTGCGCCAGGAGGAGGCCCTGATGCCCTCCCAGGCCGTGAAGGGCGGCGCCTTCGAGGGCACCATGAACGGGCCCTTCGGGCACGGCTACGGCGAGGGGGCCGGCGAGGGCATCGACGACGTCGAGTGGGTGGTGGGCAAGGACAAGCCCACCTATGACGAGATCTTCTACACACTGTCGCCCGTCAACGGCAAGATCACGGGCGCCAACGCCAAGAAGGAGATGGTGAAGTCCAAGCTGCCCAACACGGTGCTGGGCAAGATCTGGAAGCTGGCCGACGTGGACAAGGACGGGCTGCTGGACGACGAGGAGTTTGCCCTGGCCAACCACCTCATCAAAGTCAAGCTGGAGGGCCACGAGCTGCCCGCCGACCTGCCCCCACACCTCATCCCGCCCTCCAAGCGGAGGCACGAGTGA